One Solea senegalensis isolate Sse05_10M linkage group LG13, IFAPA_SoseM_1, whole genome shotgun sequence DNA segment encodes these proteins:
- the nfrkb gene encoding nuclear factor related to kappa-B-binding protein isoform X2 — protein sequence MDPLAHILDQNDGQITEECMLGNCRVNLPEDLLEDPDIFFAALSESTWSEVLSDSQKQHLRQFLPQFPENNVTEQDGTISDLFNNGNFHFGNPLHLAQKLFRDGYFNPEVVKYRQLCAKSQKKRQLHSLQQYSHRLLKQILVSRKELLEFAVHNGLDFPPKRKLQTKTNAEKREPRVRRRLSRILKEVKTECGDSNPSSDDDDISLWTPAPQSPSSSTTTVPLRVFPSLSTQDMKATEKVELGEQDLKTMLQNHREKRKRQPEHPDLMTSDVHLGDVLSRANIGRKGTMSLFDLAVPKKKMRDERRKKKMRTIKVESEDPFETLAPADTLSAPPGNIINSLPDTPSTPLAHIKEEIVEECQSSPVTVDEIAVSFFSLLENILRAEILASTSMLEEKVQIWQSTPSSSLNVWFSSASCWSELVLQALQFLAGETKDGMMALPSGFSPFVEFVDESQQWRWIGPTQDTEKDLSALCQLWLDSKDLVVKTENEDMLEMTSPVQRLSTDYVVRPSTGDEKQVFQVQELQRYNQPHKAFTFRMHGFESVVGPVKGVFDKEMSLNKAREHTLLRSDRPPYVTILSLVRDAAARLPNGEGTRAEICELLKDSQFLAPDVTSAQVNTVVSGALDRLHYEKDPCVKYDIGRKLWIYLHRHRSQEEFERIHQAQAAAAKARKALQQKPKPASKPKSGSKDGGTKTPGCLEGMDISSNPMSPTPTTPTPNTPGTPKSPLPCTTATPTKTGAPDSMKSTPGVLLVSPPSLPQLGTILPSSQAAPAASQPLTSQHTARIVSHLAAGSQVRVVPAQAGTQQTTLVHQTPHQIRMPVSMATKGISQTVVSVPLRTQSASSPVQVPTTLSVAAVNVAKSQSGSPGSPAHTPAPPAVLQGVSSPNIKQVSITGQLGMKTPGTGIPITATNLRIQGKDVLRLPPSSITTDAKGQTVLRITPDMMATLAKSPVATVKLTPDFLGSAASGNKSISATLRVAPSHPSSSSSAAPCAGEVQSSKSGHMASTLLKAAGDTAIRLMPTLAVTADQKSRTFSTVTSPDKTTIRIMPGLGVIPQKQGQTISVTTTTGTKTLTASTCANVVSMAASVVAGTKGISMAPGVSGSPLTLGTATATVRQVPAAVVTTQTGKLPARITVPLSVLNQPLKSKSVVTTPIVKGSINANISSLGRNIILTTMPAGTKLIAGNKPVSFVTAQQFQQLQQQGQATQVRIQTVPAQQLQQHMASGSSKSVSTVVVTTAPSPKCAPDPPPAPQQ from the exons ATGGATCCCCTCGCACACATACTTGATCAAAACGATGGACAAATCACAGAGGAATGCATGTTGGGGAACTGCAGAGTCAATCTTCCAGAGGATCTACTCGAGGAC CCTGACATTTTCTTCGCTGCACTGAGCGAAAGCACCTGGAGTGAAGTCCTGTCAGATTCCCAGAAGCAGCACCTTCGTCAGTTTTTACCACAGTTTCCAGAGAACAATGTCACGGAGCAGGACGGCACCATCAGTGACCTGTTCAACAACGGAAATTTCCACTTTGGAAATCCCCTTCATCTTGCACAAAAATTATTCAGAG ATGGCTACTTCAATCCTGAGGTGGTCAAGTACAGACAATTGTGTGCCAAGTCTCAGAAAAAGCGACAGTTGCACTCCCTTCAGCAGTATTCCCACAGGCTGTTGAAGCAGATCCTTGTCTCCAGAAAG GAGCTGCTTGAGTTTGCTGTTCATAATGGCCTGGACTTTCCACCAAAAAGAAAGTTACAGACCAAGACTAACGCTGAAAAGCGGGAGCCAAGGGTGAGAAGAAGATTGAGTCGTATATTAAAGGAGGTCAAAACTGAATGTGGAGACAGCAATCCTTCATCTGATGATGATG ACATATCATTATGGACTCCAGCACCACAGTCGCCGTCTTCTTCGACCACCACGGTTCCGCTCAGAGTTTTTCCCAGCCTCTCTACCCAAGACATGAAGGCAACCG AAAAAGTAGAACTAGGTGAGCAGGACTTGAAAACCATGCTGCAAAATCATCGGGAGAAGAGGAAGCGACAACCT GAACACCCTGACCTGATGACTTCTGATGTCCATCTTGGAGACGTACTTTCAAGAGCAAATATTGGTCGTAAGGGGACCATGT CACTCTTTGACCTAGCTGTCCCTAAGAAGAAgatgagagatgagaggagaaaaaagaaaatgagaacaaTTAAAGTGGAATCTGAGGATCCGTTTGAAACACTGGCCCCTGCAGACACTTTGTCTGCCCCACCAGGAAACATCATCAACTCTCTGCCCGACACACCGTCTACTCCACTGGCTCACATCAAGGAAGA AATTGTGGAGGAGTGTCAGAGCAGCCCGGTTACAGTTGATGAAATAGCTGTCAGTTTCTTCAGTCTGTTGGAGAATATCCTGAGGGCAGAGATTCTTGCCAGTACTTCAATG TTGGAGGAGAAAGTTCAAATATGGCAGTCCACTCCAAGCAGTTCCCTCAACGTGTGGTTTTCATCTGCCTCTTGTTGGTCTGAACTGGTTCTTCAAGCCCTGCAGTTTCTTGCAGGGGAAACTAAAG ATGGCATGATGGCGCTCCCCAGTGGCTTTTCTCCATTTGTAGAATTTGTGGATGAATCCCAGCAGTGGAGGTGGATTG gtCCCACTCAGGACACAGAGAAGGATCTCAGTGCACTCTGTCAGCTGTGGCTGGACTCCAAAGATTTAGTTGTCAAG ACAGAAAATGAAGACATGTTAGAGATGACTTCACCCGTACAAAGACT TTCCACTGATTATGTGGTTCGACCAAGCACTGGAGATGAAAAACAAGTGTTTCAAGTCCAG GAGCTGCAGCGATACAACCAGCCACATAAAGCCTTTACCTTCAGGATGCACGGCTTTGAGTCTGTTGTGGGTCCAGTTAAAGGAGTGTTTGACAAAGAGATGTCTCTCAACAAAGCCAGGGAGCACACGCTGCTCCGCTCAGACCGTCCTCCTTATGTCACCATCCTGTCTCTGG TGCGGGATGCAGCAGCCAGGTTACCCAATGGAGAAGGAACGAGGGCAGAGATCTGTGAGCTGTTGAAAGACTCACAGTTTCTTGCTCCAGATGTCACTAGTGCTCAG gtgAACACGGTTGTCAGTGGAGCTCTGGACAGACTTCACTATGAAAAGGATCCGTGTGTTAAATACGACATCGGCCGCAAACTGTGGATTTACCTGCACCGCCATCGCAGTCAAGAGGAGTTCG AGCGGATTCACCAGGCTCAGGCCGCTGCTGCAAAAGCAAGGAAGGCTCTACAGCAGAAACCGAAACCTGCATCTAAACCT AAGTCTGGAAGTAAAGACGGAGGCACTAAAACTCCTGGATGTTTGGAGGGAATGGATATAAGCTCCAATCCCATGTCACCAACTCCTACAACACCCACTCCGAACACACCTGGAACTCCCAAGTCTCCCTTACCCTGCACAACCGCCACACCAACAAAAACTGGAGCTCCAGATTCAATGAAAAGCACCCCAGG TGTTCTCCTGGTGTCCCCTCCTTCGTTGCCTCAGCTGGGAACCATCTTACCCAGCAGTCAGGCTGCTCCTGCAGCTTCACAGCCACTCACATCCCAGCACACAGCTCGGATAGTGAGTCATCTCGCCGCAGGATCTCAGGTGCGTGTGGTTCCTGCTCAGGCTGGGACTCAGCAGACCACACTGGTCCATCAGACTCCTCACCAGATCAGGATGCCGGTGTCGATGGCAACCAAGGGCATTTCACAG acGGTGGTGTCTGTGCCTCTGAGGACTCAGTCTGCCAGCAGCCCGGTCCAGGTGCCAACCACTCTGTCTGTCGCTGCTGTAAATGTAGCTAAATCTCAGTCTGGATCACCTGGTAGTCCAGCTCATACTCCGGCCCCCCCCGCTGTGCTACAAGGTGTCAGCAGCCCCAACATCAAACAG GTTTCCATCACAGGGCAACTCGGAATGAAGACTCCAGGGACAGGAATTCCAATTACAGCCACAAACTTGCGCATTCAGGGCAAAGACGTCCTTCGTCTTCCACCGTCTTCCATCACCACAGACGCTAAAGGGCAGACGGTGCTGCGGATCACCCCTGACATGATGGCAACTCTGGCCAAATCTCCTGTTGCAACTGTCAAACTCACCCCGGACTTTCTGGGCTCTGCCGCCTCGGGCAACAAAAGCATATCAGCCACTCTCCGTGTCGCTCCGTCACACCCTTCGTCTTCCTCCAGCGCCGCTCCCTGCGCAGGGGAAGTACAGAGCAGTAAATCGGGCCACATGGCTTCCACCTTGTTGAAGGCTGCAGGAGACACGGCCATACGCCTGATGCCCACGCTCGCCGTCACCGCCGACCAGAAATCCAGGACCTTCTCCACCGTCACCTCCCCCGACAAGACCACCATCCGGATCATGCCAGGACTTGGTGTCATTCCGCAGAAACAGGGTCAGACCATCTCCGTGACGACCACCACTGGCACTAAAACACTCACAGCTTCTACATGTGCTAATGTAGTGAGCATGGCAGCCAGTGTTGTAGCAGGTACCAAGGGGATCAGTATGGCTCCCGGAGTGTCGGGATCACCTCTGACACTCGGAACAGCGACGGCCACCGTGAGGCAGGTTCCTGCTGCCGTGGTAACCACACAGACG GGGAAGTTACCCGCTCGCATCACTGTGCCGCTCTCTGTCCTCAACCAACCACTGAAGAGCAAGAGTGTTGTGACCACACCCATCGTAAAAGGAAGTATTAATGCAAA CATCAGCAGCCTGGGCAGGAACATCATCCTCACCACCATGCCTGCTGGCACCAAGCTCATCGCAGGGAACAAGCCGGTCAGCTTTGTGACAGCGCAACAgtttcagcagcttcagcagcaagGACAGGCCACACAG GTTCGTATCCAGACGGTTCCAgcgcagcagctccagcagcacatGGCGTCAGgttcctcaaaatctgtttccACAGTCGTGGTCACAACAGCGCCGTCGCCCAAATGTGCACCTGATCCCCCGCCTGCACCACAACAGTGA
- the nfrkb gene encoding nuclear factor related to kappa-B-binding protein isoform X1 yields the protein MDPLAHILDQNDGQITEECMLGNCRVNLPEDLLEDPDIFFAALSESTWSEVLSDSQKQHLRQFLPQFPENNVTEQDGTISDLFNNGNFHFGNPLHLAQKLFRDGYFNPEVVKYRQLCAKSQKKRQLHSLQQYSHRLLKQILVSRKELLEFAVHNGLDFPPKRKLQTKTNAEKREPRVRRRLSRILKEVKTECGDSNPSSDDDDISLWTPAPQSPSSSTTTVPLRVFPSLSTQDMKATEKVELGEQDLKTMLQNHREKRKRQPEHPDLMTSDVHLGDVLSRANIGRKGTMSLFDLAVPKKKMRDERRKKKMRTIKVESEDPFETLAPADTLSAPPGNIINSLPDTPSTPLAHIKEEIVEECQSSPVTVDEIAVSFFSLLENILRAEILASTSMLEEKVQIWQSTPSSSLNVWFSSASCWSELVLQALQFLAGETKDGMMALPSGFSPFVEFVDESQQWRWIGPTQDTEKDLSALCQLWLDSKDLVVKTENEDMLEMTSPVQRLSSTDYVVRPSTGDEKQVFQVQELQRYNQPHKAFTFRMHGFESVVGPVKGVFDKEMSLNKAREHTLLRSDRPPYVTILSLVRDAAARLPNGEGTRAEICELLKDSQFLAPDVTSAQVNTVVSGALDRLHYEKDPCVKYDIGRKLWIYLHRHRSQEEFERIHQAQAAAAKARKALQQKPKPASKPKSGSKDGGTKTPGCLEGMDISSNPMSPTPTTPTPNTPGTPKSPLPCTTATPTKTGAPDSMKSTPGVLLVSPPSLPQLGTILPSSQAAPAASQPLTSQHTARIVSHLAAGSQVRVVPAQAGTQQTTLVHQTPHQIRMPVSMATKGISQTVVSVPLRTQSASSPVQVPTTLSVAAVNVAKSQSGSPGSPAHTPAPPAVLQGVSSPNIKQVSITGQLGMKTPGTGIPITATNLRIQGKDVLRLPPSSITTDAKGQTVLRITPDMMATLAKSPVATVKLTPDFLGSAASGNKSISATLRVAPSHPSSSSSAAPCAGEVQSSKSGHMASTLLKAAGDTAIRLMPTLAVTADQKSRTFSTVTSPDKTTIRIMPGLGVIPQKQGQTISVTTTTGTKTLTASTCANVVSMAASVVAGTKGISMAPGVSGSPLTLGTATATVRQVPAAVVTTQTGKLPARITVPLSVLNQPLKSKSVVTTPIVKGSINANISSLGRNIILTTMPAGTKLIAGNKPVSFVTAQQFQQLQQQGQATQVRIQTVPAQQLQQHMASGSSKSVSTVVVTTAPSPKCAPDPPPAPQQ from the exons ATGGATCCCCTCGCACACATACTTGATCAAAACGATGGACAAATCACAGAGGAATGCATGTTGGGGAACTGCAGAGTCAATCTTCCAGAGGATCTACTCGAGGAC CCTGACATTTTCTTCGCTGCACTGAGCGAAAGCACCTGGAGTGAAGTCCTGTCAGATTCCCAGAAGCAGCACCTTCGTCAGTTTTTACCACAGTTTCCAGAGAACAATGTCACGGAGCAGGACGGCACCATCAGTGACCTGTTCAACAACGGAAATTTCCACTTTGGAAATCCCCTTCATCTTGCACAAAAATTATTCAGAG ATGGCTACTTCAATCCTGAGGTGGTCAAGTACAGACAATTGTGTGCCAAGTCTCAGAAAAAGCGACAGTTGCACTCCCTTCAGCAGTATTCCCACAGGCTGTTGAAGCAGATCCTTGTCTCCAGAAAG GAGCTGCTTGAGTTTGCTGTTCATAATGGCCTGGACTTTCCACCAAAAAGAAAGTTACAGACCAAGACTAACGCTGAAAAGCGGGAGCCAAGGGTGAGAAGAAGATTGAGTCGTATATTAAAGGAGGTCAAAACTGAATGTGGAGACAGCAATCCTTCATCTGATGATGATG ACATATCATTATGGACTCCAGCACCACAGTCGCCGTCTTCTTCGACCACCACGGTTCCGCTCAGAGTTTTTCCCAGCCTCTCTACCCAAGACATGAAGGCAACCG AAAAAGTAGAACTAGGTGAGCAGGACTTGAAAACCATGCTGCAAAATCATCGGGAGAAGAGGAAGCGACAACCT GAACACCCTGACCTGATGACTTCTGATGTCCATCTTGGAGACGTACTTTCAAGAGCAAATATTGGTCGTAAGGGGACCATGT CACTCTTTGACCTAGCTGTCCCTAAGAAGAAgatgagagatgagaggagaaaaaagaaaatgagaacaaTTAAAGTGGAATCTGAGGATCCGTTTGAAACACTGGCCCCTGCAGACACTTTGTCTGCCCCACCAGGAAACATCATCAACTCTCTGCCCGACACACCGTCTACTCCACTGGCTCACATCAAGGAAGA AATTGTGGAGGAGTGTCAGAGCAGCCCGGTTACAGTTGATGAAATAGCTGTCAGTTTCTTCAGTCTGTTGGAGAATATCCTGAGGGCAGAGATTCTTGCCAGTACTTCAATG TTGGAGGAGAAAGTTCAAATATGGCAGTCCACTCCAAGCAGTTCCCTCAACGTGTGGTTTTCATCTGCCTCTTGTTGGTCTGAACTGGTTCTTCAAGCCCTGCAGTTTCTTGCAGGGGAAACTAAAG ATGGCATGATGGCGCTCCCCAGTGGCTTTTCTCCATTTGTAGAATTTGTGGATGAATCCCAGCAGTGGAGGTGGATTG gtCCCACTCAGGACACAGAGAAGGATCTCAGTGCACTCTGTCAGCTGTGGCTGGACTCCAAAGATTTAGTTGTCAAG ACAGAAAATGAAGACATGTTAGAGATGACTTCACCCGTACAAAGACT CAGTTCCACTGATTATGTGGTTCGACCAAGCACTGGAGATGAAAAACAAGTGTTTCAAGTCCAG GAGCTGCAGCGATACAACCAGCCACATAAAGCCTTTACCTTCAGGATGCACGGCTTTGAGTCTGTTGTGGGTCCAGTTAAAGGAGTGTTTGACAAAGAGATGTCTCTCAACAAAGCCAGGGAGCACACGCTGCTCCGCTCAGACCGTCCTCCTTATGTCACCATCCTGTCTCTGG TGCGGGATGCAGCAGCCAGGTTACCCAATGGAGAAGGAACGAGGGCAGAGATCTGTGAGCTGTTGAAAGACTCACAGTTTCTTGCTCCAGATGTCACTAGTGCTCAG gtgAACACGGTTGTCAGTGGAGCTCTGGACAGACTTCACTATGAAAAGGATCCGTGTGTTAAATACGACATCGGCCGCAAACTGTGGATTTACCTGCACCGCCATCGCAGTCAAGAGGAGTTCG AGCGGATTCACCAGGCTCAGGCCGCTGCTGCAAAAGCAAGGAAGGCTCTACAGCAGAAACCGAAACCTGCATCTAAACCT AAGTCTGGAAGTAAAGACGGAGGCACTAAAACTCCTGGATGTTTGGAGGGAATGGATATAAGCTCCAATCCCATGTCACCAACTCCTACAACACCCACTCCGAACACACCTGGAACTCCCAAGTCTCCCTTACCCTGCACAACCGCCACACCAACAAAAACTGGAGCTCCAGATTCAATGAAAAGCACCCCAGG TGTTCTCCTGGTGTCCCCTCCTTCGTTGCCTCAGCTGGGAACCATCTTACCCAGCAGTCAGGCTGCTCCTGCAGCTTCACAGCCACTCACATCCCAGCACACAGCTCGGATAGTGAGTCATCTCGCCGCAGGATCTCAGGTGCGTGTGGTTCCTGCTCAGGCTGGGACTCAGCAGACCACACTGGTCCATCAGACTCCTCACCAGATCAGGATGCCGGTGTCGATGGCAACCAAGGGCATTTCACAG acGGTGGTGTCTGTGCCTCTGAGGACTCAGTCTGCCAGCAGCCCGGTCCAGGTGCCAACCACTCTGTCTGTCGCTGCTGTAAATGTAGCTAAATCTCAGTCTGGATCACCTGGTAGTCCAGCTCATACTCCGGCCCCCCCCGCTGTGCTACAAGGTGTCAGCAGCCCCAACATCAAACAG GTTTCCATCACAGGGCAACTCGGAATGAAGACTCCAGGGACAGGAATTCCAATTACAGCCACAAACTTGCGCATTCAGGGCAAAGACGTCCTTCGTCTTCCACCGTCTTCCATCACCACAGACGCTAAAGGGCAGACGGTGCTGCGGATCACCCCTGACATGATGGCAACTCTGGCCAAATCTCCTGTTGCAACTGTCAAACTCACCCCGGACTTTCTGGGCTCTGCCGCCTCGGGCAACAAAAGCATATCAGCCACTCTCCGTGTCGCTCCGTCACACCCTTCGTCTTCCTCCAGCGCCGCTCCCTGCGCAGGGGAAGTACAGAGCAGTAAATCGGGCCACATGGCTTCCACCTTGTTGAAGGCTGCAGGAGACACGGCCATACGCCTGATGCCCACGCTCGCCGTCACCGCCGACCAGAAATCCAGGACCTTCTCCACCGTCACCTCCCCCGACAAGACCACCATCCGGATCATGCCAGGACTTGGTGTCATTCCGCAGAAACAGGGTCAGACCATCTCCGTGACGACCACCACTGGCACTAAAACACTCACAGCTTCTACATGTGCTAATGTAGTGAGCATGGCAGCCAGTGTTGTAGCAGGTACCAAGGGGATCAGTATGGCTCCCGGAGTGTCGGGATCACCTCTGACACTCGGAACAGCGACGGCCACCGTGAGGCAGGTTCCTGCTGCCGTGGTAACCACACAGACG GGGAAGTTACCCGCTCGCATCACTGTGCCGCTCTCTGTCCTCAACCAACCACTGAAGAGCAAGAGTGTTGTGACCACACCCATCGTAAAAGGAAGTATTAATGCAAA CATCAGCAGCCTGGGCAGGAACATCATCCTCACCACCATGCCTGCTGGCACCAAGCTCATCGCAGGGAACAAGCCGGTCAGCTTTGTGACAGCGCAACAgtttcagcagcttcagcagcaagGACAGGCCACACAG GTTCGTATCCAGACGGTTCCAgcgcagcagctccagcagcacatGGCGTCAGgttcctcaaaatctgtttccACAGTCGTGGTCACAACAGCGCCGTCGCCCAAATGTGCACCTGATCCCCCGCCTGCACCACAACAGTGA